Proteins from one Robertmurraya sp. FSL R5-0851 genomic window:
- a CDS encoding DUF2325 domain-containing protein, with protein MKKTVAVFGGSQETTYKQIGKKHGVEVLFHCGKSRNGGNKKEFRNLVKKADCVVILLGALGHVSMDIVKEVCKELGVQMITHDGRGASGAIQKCVSFLNTSVAA; from the coding sequence ATGAAAAAAACAGTAGCTGTATTTGGAGGAAGCCAGGAGACAACTTATAAGCAAATTGGGAAGAAGCATGGAGTAGAAGTATTATTTCATTGTGGGAAGTCCCGGAACGGCGGTAACAAAAAAGAGTTTAGAAATCTGGTAAAAAAAGCTGATTGTGTCGTTATTCTCCTTGGAGCTTTGGGACATGTGAGCATGGACATCGTGAAAGAAGTATGTAAGGAACTAGGTGTTCAAATGATCACTCATGATGGAAGAGGAGCAAGCGGTGCTATCCAAAAGTGTGTCAGCTTTTTAAACACTTCAGTAGCAGCATAA
- a CDS encoding transposase: MKRIKHSKEFKLQVIKEAQDTGKNTLVARRYDLNPNMVSRWVREYKDGKFGEVDVAVLPDIDSKELSKENEKLKMLLGEKDLEIAILRDLIKKKNPHLLKSMK, from the coding sequence ATGAAACGAATAAAACATTCTAAAGAATTTAAATTACAAGTCATCAAGGAAGCCCAAGACACAGGGAAGAATACCCTTGTAGCTCGCCGGTATGATCTGAATCCCAATATGGTTAGTCGCTGGGTTCGTGAATACAAAGATGGTAAATTTGGTGAAGTAGATGTGGCTGTGCTGCCAGATATAGACTCCAAAGAATTATCCAAAGAAAATGAAAAACTTAAAATGTTATTAGGTGAAAAAGACCTTGAAATAGCGATCCTGAGGGATCTTATAAAAAAGAAAAACCCTCACTTGCTGAAAAGCATGAAGTAG
- a CDS encoding DDE-type integrase/transposase/recombinase, with the protein MYPQIITYLLTFINYQEQLIRTLLTLLIGKSMFDKPTEQPVNKPYRKLQVDDLPVIEVLEQLDYRVLLSEYLEKNGKPLKPVQRRKNAKVSVPKAMNCPKCGAPSDYLYANNGDKGQYQCKVCTELFSEKNRYSKEAILKCPHCSKTLEKIKERKDFHVFKCKNNDCFYYQKKLNGMTSKEKKRFKKDPQAFKLRYIFRQFYIDFQPLSKESPELPAVDLSKIYASPHTLGLILTYHVNYGLSARKTAAIMQDVHGVMISHQTVLNYENSVALLLKPYVDHYPYELSDQFCGDETYIRVNGRWHYLFFFFDAVKKIILSYPVSPNRDTATAIRAIDEVLIKMKEIPENLTFVVDGNPIYLLAQHFFAQHGISFDVKQVIGLTNEDPVSTEYRPLKQIIERLNRTFKGNYRSTHGFGSEHGSISYVTLFTAYFNFLRPHAALEGKVPVVNPELKGLPTMPARWTKLIGLAQQWIVEQRQA; encoded by the coding sequence TTGTACCCTCAAATTATAACCTATTTATTAACTTTTATAAACTATCAAGAACAACTCATTCGAACATTGCTTACTTTATTGATTGGTAAGAGTATGTTTGATAAGCCTACTGAACAGCCCGTAAATAAACCATATCGAAAACTTCAAGTGGACGACCTTCCGGTCATTGAAGTTCTGGAACAGCTTGATTATCGAGTTCTTCTTAGTGAATATCTAGAGAAGAACGGGAAACCACTTAAACCTGTTCAAAGGCGTAAGAATGCAAAAGTTTCCGTACCTAAAGCCATGAACTGTCCAAAGTGTGGTGCTCCATCGGATTATCTTTATGCCAACAATGGAGATAAAGGTCAGTATCAATGCAAGGTGTGTACAGAACTTTTCAGTGAAAAGAACCGTTACTCTAAGGAGGCCATCCTGAAGTGTCCTCATTGTTCCAAGACTCTCGAGAAAATAAAAGAAAGAAAAGATTTTCACGTGTTTAAGTGCAAGAACAATGACTGTTTTTATTATCAAAAGAAGCTCAATGGGATGACTTCAAAAGAAAAGAAAAGGTTCAAAAAGGACCCTCAAGCATTTAAATTGAGATACATTTTCCGTCAGTTTTATATCGATTTCCAGCCGTTATCCAAGGAATCACCAGAACTGCCGGCCGTGGACTTATCAAAGATTTATGCATCCCCACATACATTAGGATTGATCCTAACCTATCATGTAAACTATGGCCTTTCGGCCCGTAAAACAGCTGCGATTATGCAGGACGTACACGGAGTGATGATTTCACATCAGACTGTATTGAACTACGAAAATAGCGTAGCTTTATTACTTAAACCTTATGTGGATCACTATCCCTATGAACTTTCAGACCAATTCTGCGGTGATGAAACGTATATCAGAGTAAACGGTCGATGGCATTATTTATTTTTCTTTTTTGACGCCGTGAAAAAGATTATTCTTTCGTATCCGGTGTCGCCTAATCGAGACACAGCAACAGCCATTCGAGCAATTGATGAGGTCTTAATCAAGATGAAAGAGATTCCAGAAAATCTGACCTTTGTGGTAGACGGGAATCCAATCTATCTTTTAGCCCAACATTTCTTCGCTCAACATGGGATTTCATTCGATGTGAAGCAGGTCATTGGATTAACCAATGAGGACCCTGTTTCGACCGAATATAGACCACTGAAACAAATAATTGAGAGACTTAACCGCACCTTTAAGGGCAATTATCGCTCCACTCATGGATTCGGCTCTGAACATGGTTCCATTTCATACGTCACCTTATTTACGGCCTACTTTAACTTTTTGCGTCCGCATGCCGCCTTAGAAGGAAAAGTGCCCGTAGTGAATCCAGAACTCAAGGGGCTTCCAACAATGCCAGCACGTTGGACAAAGCTCATTGGATTAGCACAACAATGGATAGTAGAGCAAAGACAAGCCTAA
- a CDS encoding aspartyl-phosphate phosphatase Spo0E family protein produces MLQTLRKDEKLMKSIEELRLAMIESSRKKGIKNMDTVRLSQELDKLILTYQQRH; encoded by the coding sequence ATGTTACAAACACTCAGAAAAGATGAAAAGTTAATGAAATCTATTGAGGAACTTCGTTTAGCTATGATAGAAAGTTCTCGTAAAAAAGGCATTAAAAACATGGATACGGTGCGTTTAAGTCAGGAATTAGATAAACTCATTCTGACTTACCAGCAACGTCATTAG
- a CDS encoding IS6 family transposase, translated as MYPQLLTYLMEFIKYQDQVIRTLLTLLIGKGMFEKPEETPVNKPYRKLQVDDLPIIEALQKHDYRILLTEYLEKNGKHLKPVQRRSNVKTAVSTSMSCPKCGAQSDYLYANNGGKGQYQCKVCTCVFNEKSRYLKEAILKCPHCSKTLEKVKARKDFDVYKCKNNDCSYYQRKLNGMSSKEKKQFKKDPQAFKIRYIYRQFRIDFQPLSKSTPQKPKVDLSRLYVSPHTLGLILTYHVNYGLSARKTAALMKDVHGVSISHQSILNYENAVALTLKPYVDYYPYELSDQFCGDETYIRVNGRWHYLFFFFDAVKKIILSYPVSPNRDTATAIRAIDDVLVKMKDIPKDLTFVVDGNPIYLLAQHFFAQHDIQFDIKQVIAHKPQNELGQ; from the coding sequence TTGTACCCTCAATTATTAACTTATTTAATGGAATTTATCAAGTATCAAGATCAGGTAATTCGAACATTACTTACCCTGCTTATTGGGAAGGGCATGTTTGAAAAGCCTGAAGAAACTCCTGTAAATAAACCTTACCGTAAACTTCAGGTGGATGATCTTCCGATCATCGAAGCGCTCCAGAAACATGATTATCGTATTCTTCTTACAGAATATCTGGAGAAGAACGGTAAGCATTTAAAACCTGTTCAAAGGCGTTCTAATGTAAAGACAGCGGTGTCTACATCAATGAGTTGCCCAAAGTGCGGTGCTCAATCGGATTATCTCTATGCCAATAATGGAGGCAAAGGACAGTATCAATGTAAGGTGTGTACTTGTGTTTTTAACGAAAAGAGCCGCTATTTGAAAGAGGCTATTTTGAAGTGTCCTCATTGTTCTAAAACACTTGAGAAAGTCAAGGCGCGAAAAGACTTTGACGTGTATAAGTGCAAGAATAATGACTGTTCCTATTACCAAAGAAAACTGAATGGTATGTCTTCAAAAGAGAAGAAACAGTTTAAAAAGGACCCTCAAGCCTTTAAGATTAGATACATTTACCGACAGTTTCGAATTGATTTTCAGCCATTGTCTAAGTCTACTCCACAGAAGCCAAAGGTAGATTTATCAAGGTTATATGTTTCGCCACATACATTAGGGCTCATTTTAACCTACCATGTTAACTATGGCCTTTCGGCCCGTAAAACAGCAGCACTGATGAAAGATGTTCACGGGGTATCTATATCGCATCAAAGCATTTTAAATTACGAGAATGCAGTAGCCCTTACACTTAAGCCTTACGTAGATTACTACCCGTATGAACTTTCTGACCAGTTCTGCGGGGACGAAACCTATATCAGGGTGAACGGCCGTTGGCATTACTTGTTTTTCTTCTTTGATGCGGTGAAAAAGATTATTCTCTCTTACCCAGTATCACCAAATCGGGATACAGCTACGGCGATCCGTGCGATTGATGATGTCTTAGTGAAGATGAAGGATATTCCTAAAGACCTTACGTTTGTGGTGGACGGCAATCCGATTTATCTTTTAGCTCAACACTTTTTTGCCCAACACGATATTCAGTTCGATATTAAGCAGGTTATCGCTCATAAGCCCCAAAATGAACTTGGACAATAA
- a CDS encoding DUF6262 family protein → MSKYNRQEQLKQIHEARKALTYQRVDDAIKSLVRKKEIINFNSVAIEAGISKATLYNHKELRVRIDLLRKQQGRTSATLKKKDDINENSKTAIIESLQRRIKKLEGENKQLRSQLKIAYSDVYKHI, encoded by the coding sequence ATGTCAAAGTATAATAGGCAGGAACAATTAAAGCAAATACATGAAGCAAGAAAGGCTCTAACCTATCAAAGAGTTGATGATGCTATCAAAAGTCTGGTTAGGAAAAAAGAGATTATTAACTTTAATAGTGTAGCTATAGAAGCTGGAATATCCAAGGCAACACTATATAACCACAAAGAATTACGAGTGAGAATCGATTTATTGAGAAAACAACAAGGAAGAACTAGTGCGACCTTAAAAAAGAAAGATGACATAAATGAGAATAGCAAAACTGCAATTATTGAATCGTTACAACGTCGTATTAAGAAACTTGAAGGTGAAAATAAGCAGCTACGAAGTCAATTAAAGATAGCATATTCAGATGTATATAAGCATATCTAA
- a CDS encoding DUF4367 domain-containing protein: MKFFILPPLISVLLLNYIGYSNKEKMSTAIHLDQTPQVEKFKDKTDFKFIMPTKLPKDWILEIKEPTEESKESEKIQLVRLNYLDKTDTYLMVSIAETKSNGKLDDFGENLKIKGINAIFQKLLPTEKYKEVTGGTLMWIQGDTLISLFSSRLSKAELVQIAESMISEQ; this comes from the coding sequence ATGAAATTCTTTATTTTACCACCACTAATATCTGTATTACTTTTAAATTATATAGGTTATAGTAATAAGGAAAAAATGAGTACTGCTATTCATCTTGACCAAACACCTCAAGTCGAAAAATTTAAGGATAAAACAGATTTTAAATTTATAATGCCTACCAAGCTTCCAAAGGATTGGATATTAGAAATAAAAGAACCAACAGAAGAGTCAAAGGAGTCAGAGAAAATACAGCTTGTAAGATTAAATTATCTAGACAAGACTGATACATATTTAATGGTATCTATAGCAGAGACTAAATCAAATGGTAAATTAGACGATTTTGGTGAAAATCTGAAAATAAAAGGTATAAACGCTATATTTCAGAAACTATTACCTACCGAGAAGTATAAAGAGGTTACTGGAGGAACGTTAATGTGGATTCAAGGGGATACATTAATTTCTCTATTCAGCTCTAGATTGTCAAAAGCTGAGTTAGTTCAGATTGCTGAATCTATGATATCTGAACAGTAA
- a CDS encoding tyrosine-type recombinase/integrase, with translation MIDLKKRRFDSTVTQELSMYVVKKFNDDGSLSYETKTDSYFLDNDTWNVDKFKEIEQFSQQYKNFRERYSHNAQICFCIKNNLLNLQFKYIFHKKVFNEEWSLSSTFHANSTNFRRLQSFINQQYPALQSLDDLDIEEADREWNFWISQKGYAKERTSHIRDQDKTFTLRSTLSNFLVRLFNEYKKYSDTREEWDKDRWNVKELHNLYGVKYNKSKTIPYLVFSDIKNSIFRKELKNYFKKKLISKYLVAETAIGYLQHLRSFFNFVDIKEPNWRDLSLLSRKHILEFIEQLTKYSKQNSKISNQERYIIQGIIALKQFLMYLEETESRISPRRSVKVLIFPSDKPKQKKKPYDQIDHIPDFVIEQLFLQLNDLHKDVQPIVWIAFKTGLRISDLLLLKQDCLVKLNGKFYIVTDIEKTIVQGHRIPIDEELANIITSLIRIAEQNSTEDNNPEKFIFIRYKGTRKGLPYTQEWVRSKLNKLAREKNIVDENGNLYHFGAHQFRHTYAMKLLNNGTDILTVQELLAHASPEMTLRYARLLDETKRTAFENAIKQGIFHFDLNGEMREIRPNEDVPEDILELLWQDHKLSAIDNPYGTCHARINGNCPYSQEPPCLTCNGGSPCKDLAIGFSDLDIEKYNLLVKTTSKTIELLETRGRNDIAEKNKKNLDRYLDILNTLEGGNVIFGRIDRIMKKR, from the coding sequence ATGATTGATTTAAAGAAAAGAAGATTTGATAGCACTGTTACACAAGAGCTTTCTATGTATGTAGTAAAGAAATTTAATGATGATGGTAGTTTGTCATATGAAACTAAAACAGATTCATATTTTTTAGATAATGATACTTGGAATGTAGACAAATTCAAGGAGATAGAACAGTTCAGCCAACAATATAAGAACTTTCGAGAACGATACTCTCATAATGCTCAAATCTGTTTTTGTATTAAAAATAATCTACTAAATCTACAATTTAAATATATTTTTCACAAAAAGGTATTTAATGAAGAATGGAGTTTATCCTCGACGTTCCATGCTAATTCAACTAATTTTAGAAGATTGCAATCTTTTATTAATCAACAGTATCCTGCCTTACAATCATTAGACGATCTCGACATAGAGGAAGCAGACAGAGAATGGAATTTCTGGATTAGTCAAAAAGGTTATGCAAAAGAAAGAACTAGCCACATTAGGGACCAAGACAAGACTTTTACCCTAAGGAGTACCCTTTCTAATTTTCTTGTAAGATTATTTAATGAATATAAAAAATATAGTGATACAAGAGAGGAATGGGATAAGGATAGATGGAATGTTAAAGAACTGCATAATCTTTACGGTGTTAAATATAATAAATCAAAAACTATCCCCTACTTAGTCTTTTCAGATATTAAAAATAGTATCTTTCGTAAAGAGTTAAAAAACTATTTTAAAAAGAAATTAATATCAAAATATCTTGTAGCAGAAACAGCGATTGGTTATTTGCAACATTTACGTTCATTTTTTAATTTTGTTGATATTAAAGAACCTAATTGGAGAGATTTATCGTTACTAAGCAGAAAACATATCTTAGAATTTATTGAACAGTTGACAAAATACTCTAAACAAAATAGTAAAATATCAAATCAGGAGCGTTATATTATTCAAGGTATCATTGCGCTTAAACAGTTCTTAATGTATTTAGAAGAGACAGAATCACGAATTTCCCCAAGGCGTTCAGTAAAGGTCCTTATATTTCCTTCTGATAAACCTAAACAAAAAAAGAAACCATATGACCAAATAGACCATATACCAGACTTTGTAATTGAACAACTCTTTCTTCAACTCAATGATTTACATAAAGATGTGCAACCTATTGTTTGGATTGCATTTAAAACAGGATTACGAATTTCAGATTTATTACTACTTAAACAAGACTGTTTAGTAAAGTTAAATGGAAAGTTTTATATTGTTACTGATATTGAAAAAACAATTGTTCAAGGCCATAGAATACCAATTGATGAGGAATTAGCAAATATAATTACATCACTTATAAGAATTGCTGAACAAAATAGTACAGAGGATAATAATCCCGAAAAATTTATATTTATAAGATATAAAGGTACTAGGAAAGGGTTACCATACACACAAGAATGGGTTCGATCAAAACTAAATAAATTAGCCAGAGAAAAAAATATAGTTGATGAGAACGGAAATCTCTACCACTTTGGAGCACACCAATTTCGACATACGTATGCAATGAAATTATTAAACAACGGTACAGACATTTTAACTGTACAAGAGCTACTAGCCCATGCGTCACCAGAAATGACTCTAAGGTATGCACGTTTATTAGACGAAACAAAGAGAACTGCTTTTGAAAATGCTATTAAACAGGGTATCTTTCATTTTGATTTAAATGGTGAAATGCGGGAAATAAGACCTAACGAGGACGTACCAGAAGATATACTTGAGTTACTATGGCAAGATCATAAATTAAGTGCAATTGATAACCCTTATGGAACTTGTCATGCCAGGATCAATGGTAATTGCCCCTACTCACAAGAACCTCCATGTTTAACATGTAATGGTGGAAGTCCATGTAAAGATTTAGCAATTGGCTTTTCGGACTTAGATATAGAAAAATACAACCTCTTAGTAAAAACAACTTCAAAAACTATCGAATTACTAGAAACAAGAGGAAGAAATGATATTGCTGAGAAAAACAAAAAGAACTTGGACAGATATTTAGATATATTAAACACTTTAGAAGGCGGCAATGTTATATTTGGTCGAATAGATCGGATTATGAAAAAAAGGTGA
- a CDS encoding IS3 family transposase, with protein sequence MQKGYSISKVLKIIGIPRSTYYYQKNYRVEEKKVSEGRPAPGYSIQEDGQKISDEQIKEFLLEEIAGDCYNYGYRKLTKVLRRKYKLKINKKKVYRICKELGILRPQRQKKVSYPRKLARNRIITRSNQLWEADIKYGFIEGEDRFFFVMSIIDVYDRGIITYHMGLSCTGDDVKQTLKRALLKRQQYDELEKPVIRTDNGPQFISHTFEKFCEDSKIEHERIPPRTPNMNAHIESFHRIFEDDCLSRWQFETYTEAYQEVMNFMEFYNERRMHSSILDLSPKEFYQKQDSLVIKEVRV encoded by the coding sequence ATTCAAAAAGGCTACTCGATTTCAAAGGTGCTTAAAATCATAGGTATTCCTCGATCCACATACTATTATCAAAAGAATTATCGTGTTGAGGAGAAAAAAGTAAGTGAGGGACGTCCAGCACCAGGTTATTCGATCCAAGAGGACGGTCAAAAGATATCAGACGAACAGATTAAAGAATTTCTACTAGAAGAGATTGCCGGTGATTGCTATAACTATGGTTATCGCAAACTCACTAAGGTCTTAAGGCGAAAATACAAACTTAAAATTAACAAGAAAAAAGTATACCGGATTTGTAAAGAATTGGGCATCTTACGCCCACAGCGCCAAAAGAAAGTCTCATACCCTAGGAAACTAGCAAGAAATCGCATTATTACAAGATCTAATCAGCTATGGGAAGCTGACATTAAATATGGCTTTATCGAAGGTGAGGATCGCTTTTTCTTTGTCATGTCCATCATCGATGTTTATGACAGGGGCATCATTACCTATCATATGGGATTAAGCTGCACTGGAGATGATGTCAAACAGACACTGAAAAGGGCATTATTAAAACGCCAACAATATGACGAATTGGAAAAACCTGTAATCCGAACAGACAATGGACCGCAGTTTATTTCCCATACTTTTGAAAAGTTTTGTGAAGATTCCAAAATTGAGCACGAAAGAATTCCACCAAGAACACCAAATATGAATGCTCATATTGAGTCTTTCCATCGCATTTTTGAGGACGATTGCCTATCCAGATGGCAGTTTGAAACCTACACAGAAGCATATCAAGAAGTCATGAATTTTATGGAGTTCTACAACGAGAGACGTATGCATTCTAGTATACTAGATTTGTCACCAAAGGAATTCTATCAAAAACAAGATTCATTGGTGATCAAGGAGGTTCGGGTGTAA
- a CDS encoding type IA DNA topoisomerase, with the protein MGRMLLCAEKPAQARKLCEPFKHTDKGNHIVIAPCEIFPEGAVAIWAVGHILELFAPSDYSEEYKTWTLESLPIIPSEYKLKPTPDKRKILNNYKKWLRDPSVSTIVHCGDPAGEGQLLINEILTYFSNKKPVKRFWASSLTKDAVIRAFKTMKDNTEYESLNRAAIARQRADWVVGISTSRALTCLLNQKGINKTFSAGRVQSALAGIIYQREQEIENFVSKPYFDLFAQFQFGEAVLMGKWISKDSEHIFDMDEELIKAFADFCQTQPAKVHSVTQEEKRVKPPQLYNLSALQIHANKLFGMSPAAVLGFCQSLYDKSLLTYPRSDSRYLTEGESAWMPTILNNLSKYECYQELVNGATLDISQNKRFTDSSKVSDHYAMIPTEEAVNPLELPKGEQQIYDLVAKSVIAAHYPDFVYDSTEILTTIQDQFAFKSKGNQTKHEGWKTVYKGIASEEKAEAEVNLPTVKEGQIGKVLSTEIKGGSTAPPSRFTQGDLIGIMVNASHYCKDKGDFRKGELSLGTEATRASIVNTLTARYVKIVKNQVFMLPEGKILIEALGLNSYVTSVLTTGHMERYLKEIEKGKGNLNSFVKRTEDITREIVEQLVSNAEKWDFSAFIKEIQKAEEVGTCKLCGGVVIERDTFYGCSNYSKNNCTFRIPKTMSEKTISKENAKKLLTTGQTALIKNFVSKKKEKTFDAFLAWDENQKKLTYRFPN; encoded by the coding sequence ATGGGAAGAATGCTATTATGTGCCGAGAAACCTGCACAGGCAAGAAAACTTTGTGAACCATTTAAACATACCGATAAAGGAAATCATATAGTCATTGCACCTTGTGAGATTTTCCCTGAAGGCGCGGTGGCTATTTGGGCTGTTGGACATATCCTCGAACTTTTTGCACCAAGTGATTACTCCGAAGAATATAAAACATGGACTCTAGAGAGCCTTCCTATCATTCCTTCCGAATATAAATTAAAGCCAACACCAGATAAAAGGAAAATACTTAATAACTATAAGAAATGGCTAAGAGATCCTTCCGTATCAACCATTGTCCACTGTGGGGACCCAGCGGGTGAAGGTCAGCTTCTTATTAACGAAATCTTAACCTATTTCAGCAATAAAAAGCCTGTAAAGCGGTTTTGGGCTTCAAGCTTAACTAAAGATGCCGTCATCCGGGCTTTTAAAACGATGAAAGATAACACTGAATATGAATCTTTAAATAGGGCGGCAATCGCTAGGCAACGTGCTGATTGGGTTGTTGGTATATCAACCTCCCGTGCTCTAACTTGTTTATTAAACCAAAAGGGGATAAATAAGACGTTTTCCGCAGGTCGAGTGCAAAGCGCGCTTGCTGGTATCATCTATCAACGTGAGCAGGAGATCGAGAACTTTGTTAGTAAGCCATACTTTGACCTTTTTGCACAGTTTCAATTTGGTGAAGCCGTTCTAATGGGTAAATGGATTAGCAAAGATTCAGAGCATATTTTTGATATGGATGAGGAACTGATCAAAGCATTTGCTGATTTTTGTCAGACGCAACCAGCAAAGGTGCATTCGGTTACTCAAGAGGAAAAAAGGGTTAAGCCTCCTCAATTATATAACCTATCTGCCTTGCAAATTCATGCTAATAAGTTGTTTGGTATGTCACCTGCAGCAGTTTTGGGGTTTTGCCAATCGCTATACGACAAATCGTTATTAACCTATCCACGATCAGATTCAAGGTACTTAACCGAAGGGGAATCCGCTTGGATGCCAACCATACTTAATAATCTGTCAAAGTATGAGTGCTACCAAGAGTTAGTTAATGGAGCTACCCTAGATATATCTCAGAATAAGCGATTTACGGACAGTTCTAAAGTGAGTGACCATTATGCCATGATTCCTACTGAAGAAGCAGTTAATCCGCTTGAATTGCCGAAGGGAGAACAACAAATTTATGATTTGGTTGCGAAATCTGTAATTGCTGCCCATTACCCCGATTTCGTCTATGATTCAACTGAAATTCTAACCACCATACAAGACCAGTTTGCTTTCAAGAGCAAAGGGAATCAAACCAAACACGAGGGATGGAAGACGGTTTATAAGGGCATAGCCAGTGAAGAGAAGGCAGAGGCAGAGGTAAACTTACCTACTGTTAAAGAAGGCCAAATTGGAAAAGTTTTATCTACTGAAATAAAGGGAGGCTCAACCGCCCCACCTTCTCGTTTTACTCAAGGGGACCTAATAGGAATAATGGTGAATGCATCTCATTACTGTAAGGACAAAGGAGATTTTAGAAAAGGGGAATTATCACTCGGAACAGAGGCCACAAGAGCAAGCATTGTAAACACGTTAACTGCTCGTTATGTAAAGATTGTTAAGAACCAAGTGTTTATGCTGCCTGAGGGGAAAATACTCATTGAAGCATTAGGATTAAATAGTTACGTTACTTCTGTCTTAACTACTGGACACATGGAGCGTTATCTAAAAGAGATTGAAAAGGGAAAAGGTAATTTAAACTCTTTTGTGAAACGTACCGAAGATATCACAAGAGAAATCGTTGAACAACTAGTTAGTAATGCTGAAAAATGGGATTTTAGCGCATTTATAAAAGAAATACAAAAAGCAGAAGAAGTAGGTACCTGTAAACTATGTGGAGGGGTAGTCATCGAAAGAGATACCTTCTATGGCTGTAGCAATTACAGTAAGAACAACTGTACCTTTAGGATACCAAAAACAATGTCCGAGAAGACCATAAGTAAAGAAAATGCTAAAAAGCTCCTAACAACTGGACAAACAGCTCTCATTAAAAACTTCGTAAGTAAGAAAAAAGAAAAAACGTTTGATGCATTTCTTGCGTGGGACGAAAACCAAAAGAAACTTACTTATCGTTTTCCTAATTAA
- a CDS encoding tyrosine-type recombinase/integrase, with product MRVQEVIFENKNKRYMLLDDNGVPIITVIRYLKFLEQKGKSSNTQKTYCYALKHYFQFLQEKDLDYRKIKLEYLVEFIGWLRIPKSIGKVTPIKGKNKVKSERTINLIITVITAYYDFLYRNEEISIDLVEKLNKKGFVKHGSQYKDFLYHITKGTPHGRNILKLKEPKKKRSILTKEEIQKLLNATTNIRDKFLLQLLFETGLRIGEALSLFIEDFVLSHKDGHRIKLVDRGELINGASLKTGEREIHISQSLIDIYDDYLYEVIDEHEIKSNFLFIKLKGTNVGEPMNYQDVASLFKRLRTKTDIKVNPHLFRHTHGTIFYRQSKNIKQVQERLGHSNIQTTMNMYVHPSDEEIREEWEKSQHAFQLANALERNDL from the coding sequence ATGAGGGTACAAGAAGTTATTTTTGAAAATAAAAATAAAAGATATATGTTATTAGACGACAATGGTGTTCCCATCATCACAGTAATTAGGTATTTAAAATTCTTAGAGCAAAAAGGAAAAAGCAGCAATACTCAAAAGACCTATTGTTATGCTTTAAAGCATTACTTTCAATTTCTACAGGAAAAAGATTTAGATTATAGGAAAATTAAACTAGAGTATTTAGTGGAATTTATCGGGTGGTTAAGAATTCCAAAATCTATAGGCAAAGTTACCCCAATTAAAGGGAAAAATAAAGTGAAATCTGAAAGAACTATCAATCTAATAATTACTGTAATTACAGCATATTATGATTTTCTTTATAGAAATGAAGAAATATCTATAGATTTAGTAGAAAAGTTGAATAAAAAAGGATTTGTTAAACATGGCTCCCAGTACAAAGATTTTCTATACCATATTACTAAAGGAACACCTCATGGACGAAATATATTGAAATTAAAAGAACCAAAGAAAAAGAGGAGTATTCTTACCAAGGAGGAAATTCAAAAGTTACTCAATGCAACAACTAATATTCGTGATAAATTTTTACTTCAATTATTATTTGAGACGGGGCTGAGGATTGGTGAAGCTTTATCACTATTTATTGAAGACTTTGTACTTAGTCACAAAGACGGGCACCGTATTAAATTAGTTGATCGTGGAGAACTAATAAATGGGGCATCCCTGAAAACTGGTGAACGAGAAATACACATATCCCAATCATTGATAGATATATATGATGATTATTTATATGAAGTAATTGATGAACATGAAATAAAATCTAACTTTCTCTTTATTAAGCTTAAAGGAACCAATGTCGGTGAACCGATGAACTATCAAGATGTAGCGTCTCTATTTAAAAGATTAAGAACAAAAACGGATATAAAAGTTAATCCACATCTCTTTAGACATACTCATGGGACTATATTTTATAGACAATCCAAGAATATTAAACAGGTCCAAGAACGCCTTGGGCATAGTAATATACAAACAACTATGAATATGTATGTTCATCCTTCGGATGAAGAAATACGAGAGGAATGGGAAAAATCACAACATGCTTTCCAACTAGCTAATGCTTTAGAAAGGAACGACTTATAA